CGATTCCCCCACACTCTTGACACTGACAATGGTGACGCTGATATTCGACGATTTCAATCGGTCGCTCCACCAGTTGCGCTACTTGATTCTTCTCAATTTTGACCGCTTCGGATTTCAATTTTTGGCTACCACAATGAGGACAATTTTCCGGGCGCGTCATTTCGTAACGATCCACGCGACCAAACCCTTTTCGTGTTTTTCCTTGATGCCCCGGTTGACCCCCTGGCTTTCTTTTCGGAGAGTTCTTTTTCTCAGTGCTTGGCTCAGGTTTCTCTTTCTCGCTTTTTTTCAGTAAATCAGTTGAGGGGGGCTTTGATGAGGTTTGGCTATCGAGGTTGAGGCTGGCTTTGAGTCTTTCAATTTCCTGAGTGAGTTGATTGATTTGTGCCTGCTGGGCAATGATGATTTCCACCAGTTTTTCTTTGGGCAACTGGCTCAGTTCTTCCGCTTTGGGGAACGAGTGCTCTTGGCTCATCATCATGGCTTCAGCTTAACCCTTTTTTGACTCCTGTCAACCCTTATACCTGAATCCTTACATTAAAAGATGTATTCATTTGATCAAAATTATCGGCGCTTACAGCAACAGTTAGTAGGGGGCGGAATCACCTTAGCCGGCGTTTTTTTTGTCGGAACAGCTTGGTATCACTTTGTTGAACAGTGGACTTGGTCAGAAGCCGCTTATATGACAGTAATCACGCTTTCAACTGTCGGCTTTTCGGAAGTGCGTCCTTTACCAGAACGCTCACAGCTGTTTACAATTGGCTTGATCGCCGCTGGGTTGATTACCATAGGTTATATTGTTAACCGCTTCACAGAAGCAATTATTCAAGGTTATTTTCAAAAAGGCATTCAACTGAGGCAAAGAAAACGTTTGATTGATCTACTCACTTCTCACTATATTATTTGTGGGTTTGGACGCATGGGAAGACAAATTTGCCGCGAATTTCAGTCGGAGTCGATTCCCTTTATTGTGATTGACAAATCTCCCGAAAAGGTGGAGGTAGCGCGTAATGCCAATTATCTTGCCTTAGAAGGAGATGCCACCCTTGATGAAACCCTGGTTGAGGTAAAAATCAAAGATGCAGTTTGTTTGGTTGCGGCGTTGAGTTCTGATGCCGAAAATCTCTACACGATTTTATCGGCAAAAACCCTCAATCCAAAGGTGCGCGCGATCGCGCGAGCCAATACTGAAGAAGCAGTACAAAAATTGCAACGGGCAGGGGCTGATGCGGTGGTTTCTCCCCACATTACTGGTGCCAGACGTTTAGCAGCAGCTGCGTTACGCCCGCAAGTGATGGACTTTGTGGATGGCATTTTAGCTGGAACTGAAGGTTCGTTTTATATTGAAGAATTTCTCCTTGATCCCTCTAGTAGTCCTTGCGTGGGACAAACATTGAGCCAAGCGCGATTGAGAGCGCAATCGGGTGCCTTAGTTCTCGCTATTCGCCGTGCCGATGGCACCTTAATTGGTGGTCCTACTGCTAATGAAGTTTTGCAAGCGGGAGACTTACTGTTTTGTATGGGAACGGCGGAGCAATTGCGCCAAATTAATCGGATTCTTGACCCCCATCGGGGGAGGGCACCCCGCACTCCCCGAGATAAATCAGAAGGAAACTAACTAACCGCGAGTTCTTTCAATATGTTCCATGATGCGTCTTTTCCGCGAATCCATTTGATTAGAGCTATTGTCTTGGTTAGAAATAAAATCTGTGGTCTGGTTTAAGTGGTCAAAAATGCGGCGTTTACGTTCAGGAGAAAAAGTAGCCATGATTAAACCTTCAAAATTGAGGATAGTCCAAAGTAATTTTAACAAGTTGCTCCCGTCATTGTGGTCAGTTTTTGGTCTGAATGATTGCCTTTTTCAGGGGCGTTCTCAGGTTGGTTTCTCTTCGACTTTTAATTTTTGAATCACTGATTGATGCTTATTTTCAACTACAAAAAATGTCCTAATTCTATGATGATAGACAGAACAACATGATCCAATTGCGCTTGACCACGAACCCTGGTATCGAGGATGTTGTAGAGCAAGAATTGCGCGATCGCGCTAGAACAAAAATTCCGCACATATCTTACTGAGAACTACGAGTTTCAACTCGGTAATTCTGCATCTGGTATCGATTTTCCAGAACTCGATGTAGATATTAAAACGACCAGTATTCGACAACCTCAATCTTCATGCCCCTTTAGATCTGCACGTCAGAAAATATATGGGCTTGGTTACGGAGTTTTAATCTTTGTTTATGAAAAGTCAGATGATGATACAGCGCGGAGTGCCCAGCTTGATTTAAAACATACAATTTATGTGGAGTCATCCCGTACAGCGGATTATCAGATGACTCGTGGAATTCTTGAAATACTTGAGCGAGATGGGAATCGGGATGATATTGTTGCATTTATTCATGACAGAAATTTGCCAGTAGATGACATAGAAGCTAATAATTTGGCAGAAGCGATATTAGAAAATCCACCGCTTCAAGGCTATCTAACAATCTCGAATGCGCTTCAATGGAGACTACAGTATAGTCGCGTGATCCAGAAAGCTGGAGAAGTCGAAGGGGTTCAACGCTTGAGGTAAGTCATGAGAAAAACGAAGAAGAAATGGGAATATGGGGACTTTCAAACCTCCATAGATCTCGCTAGACAATGCTGCCAAGTTATTCAATCCTTT
Above is a window of Cyanobacteria bacterium GSL.Bin1 DNA encoding:
- a CDS encoding potassium channel protein, encoding MYSFDQNYRRLQQQLVGGGITLAGVFFVGTAWYHFVEQWTWSEAAYMTVITLSTVGFSEVRPLPERSQLFTIGLIAAGLITIGYIVNRFTEAIIQGYFQKGIQLRQRKRLIDLLTSHYIICGFGRMGRQICREFQSESIPFIVIDKSPEKVEVARNANYLALEGDATLDETLVEVKIKDAVCLVAALSSDAENLYTILSAKTLNPKVRAIARANTEEAVQKLQRAGADAVVSPHITGARRLAAAALRPQVMDFVDGILAGTEGSFYIEEFLLDPSSSPCVGQTLSQARLRAQSGALVLAIRRADGTLIGGPTANEVLQAGDLLFCMGTAEQLRQINRILDPHRGRAPRTPRDKSEGN